A portion of the Streptomyces platensis genome contains these proteins:
- a CDS encoding sugar phosphate nucleotidyltransferase — translation MIGLVLAAGAGRRLRPYTDTLPKALVPVDGDTTILDLTLGNFAEIGLTEVAIIVGYRKEAVYERKEALEQKYGLKLTLIDNDKAEEWNNAYSLWCGRDSIKHTVILANGDTVHPVSVEKTLLAARGNGQKIILALDTVKQLADEEMKVIVDPAKGVQKITKLMDPAEATGEYIGVTLIEGEAAEELADALKTTFERDPDLYYEDGYQELVNRGFKVDVAPIGDVKWVEIDNHDDLAKGRDIACQY, via the coding sequence ATGATCGGCCTCGTGCTGGCTGCCGGCGCCGGACGGCGTCTGCGCCCCTACACCGACACCCTGCCCAAGGCTCTGGTGCCGGTCGACGGGGACACGACCATCCTCGACCTGACCCTCGGCAACTTCGCCGAGATCGGCCTGACCGAGGTCGCGATCATCGTCGGCTACCGCAAGGAAGCCGTCTACGAGCGCAAGGAGGCCCTGGAGCAGAAGTACGGCCTCAAGCTCACCCTCATCGACAACGACAAGGCCGAGGAGTGGAACAACGCCTACTCCCTGTGGTGCGGCCGTGACTCCATCAAGCACACCGTGATCCTCGCCAACGGCGACACCGTGCACCCGGTCTCCGTCGAGAAGACCCTGCTTGCCGCCCGCGGCAACGGCCAGAAGATCATCCTCGCCCTCGACACGGTCAAGCAGCTGGCCGACGAGGAGATGAAGGTCATCGTGGACCCCGCCAAGGGCGTCCAGAAGATCACCAAGCTGATGGACCCGGCCGAGGCGACCGGTGAGTACATCGGTGTCACCCTCATCGAGGGCGAGGCCGCCGAGGAGCTGGCCGACGCCCTGAAGACCACCTTCGAGCGGGACCCCGACCTCTACTACGAGGACGGCTACCAGGAGCTCGTCAACCGCGGCTTCAAGGTGGACGTGGCCCCGATCGGCGACGTCAAGTGGGTCGAGATCGACAACCACGACGACCTGGCGAAGGGCCGTGACATCGCATGCCAGTACTGA
- a CDS encoding iron-containing alcohol dehydrogenase family protein has translation MPVLTRLIPSPVVVDINAGALDDLAGLLADQRISASGKLAIAISGGSGARLRERLSPALPGAEWYEVGGGTLDDAIKLADAMKKGHYDAVVGLGGGKIIDCAKFAAARIGLPLVAVATNLSHDGLCSPVATLDNDAGRGSYGVPNPIAVVIDLDIIREAPVRFVRSGIGDAISNISAVADWELSHRETGEDIDGLAAAMARQAGEAVLRHPGGVGDDNFLQVLAEGLVLTGISMSVAGDSRPASGACHEINHALDILFPKRAASHGEQCGLGAAFATHLRGDKETRDLMVEVLRRHGLPVTPGEIGFTDEEFVEAVAYAPKTRPGRYTILEHLDLSADQIRDAYADYAEAVSS, from the coding sequence ATGCCAGTACTGACCCGCCTCATCCCGTCCCCGGTCGTCGTTGACATCAACGCCGGCGCCCTGGACGACCTGGCGGGCCTGCTGGCCGATCAGCGCATCTCCGCGTCCGGCAAGCTCGCCATCGCGATCAGCGGCGGCTCGGGGGCACGGCTGCGCGAGCGGCTGTCCCCCGCGCTGCCGGGCGCCGAGTGGTACGAGGTCGGCGGCGGCACCCTGGACGACGCGATCAAGCTCGCCGACGCCATGAAGAAGGGGCACTACGACGCCGTCGTGGGCCTCGGCGGCGGCAAGATCATCGACTGCGCCAAGTTCGCCGCGGCGCGGATCGGTCTGCCGCTGGTCGCCGTCGCGACGAACCTGTCGCACGACGGTCTGTGCTCGCCGGTCGCCACCCTGGACAACGACGCGGGCCGCGGCTCCTACGGGGTGCCGAACCCGATCGCCGTGGTGATCGACCTCGACATCATCCGCGAGGCCCCGGTCCGGTTCGTCCGCTCCGGCATCGGCGACGCGATCTCCAACATCTCCGCGGTCGCGGACTGGGAGCTCTCGCACCGCGAGACCGGCGAGGACATCGACGGACTGGCGGCTGCCATGGCGCGCCAGGCCGGCGAGGCCGTGCTGCGCCACCCCGGTGGCGTCGGCGACGACAACTTCCTCCAGGTGCTGGCCGAGGGCCTGGTCCTCACCGGCATCTCGATGTCGGTGGCCGGCGACAGCCGCCCGGCGTCCGGCGCCTGCCACGAGATCAACCACGCCCTGGACATCCTCTTCCCCAAGCGCGCGGCGAGCCATGGCGAGCAGTGCGGCCTCGGTGCCGCCTTCGCCACGCATCTGCGCGGGGACAAGGAGACCCGGGACCTGATGGTCGAGGTGCTGCGCCGGCACGGTCTGCCGGTCACACCCGGCGAGATCGGCTTCACCGACGAGGAGTTCGTCGAGGCCGTCGCGTACGCGCCCAAGACCCGCCCCGGGCGCTACACCATCCTTGAGCACCTCGACCTGTCCGCCGACCAGATCAGGGACGCATACGCCGACTATGCAGAAGCCGTCAGTAGCTGA
- a CDS encoding CDP-alcohol phosphatidyltransferase family protein, producing MQKPSVAELRPVVHPEGVKDRRSGEHWGGRLYMREISLRIDRHLVNTKVTPNQLTYLMTVFGVLAAPALLVPGIAGAVLGVLMVQLYLLLDCVDGEVARWKKQFSLGGVYLDRVGAYLCDAAVLVGFGLRAADLWGSGRIDWLWAFLGTLAALGAILIKAETDLVGVARHQGGLPPVKEAASEPRSSGMALARKAAAALKFHRLVLGIEASLLILVLAIVDSIRGDLFFSRLGVAVLAGIAILQTLLHLVSILASSRLK from the coding sequence ATGCAGAAGCCGTCAGTAGCTGAACTCCGCCCGGTCGTGCACCCCGAGGGTGTCAAGGACCGGCGCAGCGGTGAGCACTGGGGCGGTCGCCTCTATATGCGCGAGATCTCCTTGCGCATCGACCGTCACCTGGTGAACACGAAGGTCACGCCCAACCAGCTGACCTACCTGATGACCGTTTTCGGCGTCCTCGCCGCCCCGGCACTGCTCGTGCCGGGGATCGCGGGCGCCGTGCTCGGTGTGCTGATGGTCCAGCTGTACCTGCTGCTCGACTGTGTCGACGGCGAGGTCGCCCGCTGGAAGAAGCAGTTCTCGCTGGGCGGGGTGTACCTGGACCGGGTCGGCGCCTACCTGTGCGACGCCGCGGTCCTGGTCGGCTTCGGCCTGCGCGCCGCCGACCTGTGGGGCTCCGGCCGGATCGACTGGCTGTGGGCCTTCCTCGGCACCCTCGCCGCCCTCGGCGCGATCCTGATCAAGGCCGAGACCGACCTCGTCGGCGTCGCCCGGCACCAGGGCGGGCTGCCGCCGGTCAAGGAGGCGGCGTCCGAGCCGCGCTCGTCCGGTATGGCGCTGGCCCGTAAGGCCGCCGCGGCGCTGAAGTTCCACCGGCTCGTCCTCGGGATCGAGGCGTCCCTGCTGATCCTGGTCCTGGCGATCGTGGACTCGATCCGGGGCGACCTGTTCTTCTCCCGCCTCGGCGTCGCCGTGCTCGCCGGTATCGCGATCCTCCAGACGCTGCTCCACCTCGTGTCCATCCTCGCCTCCAGCAGGCTCAAGTGA
- a CDS encoding glycosyltransferase family 2 protein: protein MRIGAVVLTMGNRPEELRALLDSVAKQHGDPIETVVVGNGSPLPELPDGVRTVELPENVGIPAGRNVGIEAFGPGGSDVDVLLFLDDDGLLAREDTAELCREAFAADRELGIISFRIADPDTGETQRRHVPRLRASDPMRSSRVTTFLGGANAVRTHVFEEVGGLPDDFFYAHEETDLAWRALDAGWQIDYRSDMVLFHPTTAPARHAVYHRMVARNRVWLARRNLPALLVPVYLGVWFLLTLARRPSRPALRAWLGGFKEGCVTPCGPRRPMKWATVWRLTRLGRPPVI, encoded by the coding sequence ATGCGGATCGGTGCGGTTGTCCTGACGATGGGCAACCGCCCCGAGGAGCTGCGCGCGCTGCTGGACTCGGTCGCCAAGCAGCACGGCGACCCGATCGAGACCGTCGTCGTGGGCAACGGTTCGCCGCTGCCCGAGCTCCCCGACGGCGTACGGACCGTCGAGCTGCCGGAGAACGTCGGTATCCCGGCGGGCCGCAATGTCGGCATCGAGGCCTTCGGCCCCGGCGGCAGCGACGTCGATGTGCTGCTCTTCCTCGACGACGACGGGCTGCTGGCCAGGGAGGACACCGCCGAACTGTGCCGCGAGGCGTTCGCCGCCGACCGGGAGCTCGGCATCATCAGCTTCCGGATCGCCGACCCGGACACCGGCGAGACCCAGCGCCGGCACGTCCCGCGGCTGCGTGCCTCGGACCCGATGCGGTCGTCGCGGGTCACCACCTTCCTCGGCGGCGCGAACGCGGTCCGGACGCATGTCTTCGAGGAGGTCGGCGGGCTGCCCGACGACTTCTTCTACGCCCACGAGGAAACCGATCTGGCCTGGCGGGCGCTGGACGCCGGCTGGCAGATCGACTACCGGTCGGACATGGTCCTCTTCCACCCGACGACGGCACCGGCCCGGCACGCGGTCTACCACCGGATGGTGGCCCGTAACCGTGTGTGGCTGGCCCGCCGCAACCTCCCCGCGCTGTTGGTTCCGGTCTATCTCGGTGTCTGGTTCCTGCTCACCCTCGCCCGGCGGCCGTCGCGACCGGCGCTGCGGGCCTGGCTGGGCGGCTTCAAGGAGGGCTGCGTCACGCCGTGCGGTCCCAGGCGCCCCATGAAGTGGGCTACGGTTTGGCGACTGACCCGACTGGGCCGCCCTCCCGTCATCTGA
- a CDS encoding ABC transporter permease, with the protein MSETTHDSAVAMSAPPSSDEGLTPAQRAQKYGLSQSGARPGLPEYVRQLWDRRHFISAFASAKLTAQYSQAKLGQVWQVATPLLNALVYYLIFGLLIGTRKGVPDFVPFLVTGVFIFTFTQSSVMAGTRAISGNLGLVRALHFPRACLPISFCLMQLQQLFFSMGVLVLILLGFGQLPTWSWLLVVPALALQFVFNTGLAMVMARLGSKTPDLAQLMPFIMRTWMYASGVMFSIDLILKGKHVPAFVEIVLNANPAAIYIDLMRFALIDSFHASQLPPHVWAFAGGWALVMGVVGFVYFWKAEERYGRG; encoded by the coding sequence GTGAGCGAGACCACGCACGACAGTGCGGTCGCCATGAGTGCCCCGCCATCTTCCGACGAAGGGCTCACGCCCGCCCAGCGGGCCCAGAAGTACGGGCTCTCGCAGAGCGGGGCCCGTCCCGGCCTTCCGGAGTACGTCCGGCAGCTCTGGGACCGGCGGCATTTCATCTCCGCCTTCGCCAGTGCCAAGCTGACGGCGCAGTACAGCCAGGCCAAGCTGGGGCAGGTCTGGCAGGTGGCGACACCGCTGCTGAACGCGCTCGTGTACTACTTGATCTTCGGCCTGCTGATCGGCACGAGGAAGGGCGTCCCCGACTTCGTTCCGTTCCTGGTGACCGGTGTCTTCATCTTCACCTTCACGCAGAGCTCGGTGATGGCCGGTACGCGGGCGATCTCCGGCAACCTCGGTCTGGTGCGCGCGCTGCACTTCCCGCGGGCCTGTCTGCCGATCTCGTTCTGCCTGATGCAGCTCCAGCAGCTGTTCTTCTCCATGGGTGTGCTGGTCCTCATTCTGCTCGGCTTCGGGCAGTTGCCGACGTGGTCGTGGCTGCTGGTCGTGCCGGCGCTGGCGCTTCAGTTCGTGTTCAACACGGGGCTGGCGATGGTGATGGCGCGGCTGGGTTCGAAGACCCCGGACCTGGCGCAGCTGATGCCGTTCATCATGCGGACGTGGATGTATGCCTCCGGCGTGATGTTCAGCATCGACCTGATCCTCAAGGGCAAGCACGTCCCGGCGTTCGTGGAAATCGTGCTCAACGCCAACCCGGCCGCGATCTACATCGACCTGATGCGGTTCGCGCTGATCGACAGCTTCCACGCGAGTCAGCTGCCGCCGCATGTGTGGGCGTTCGCCGGGGGCTGGGCGCTGGTGATGGGCGTCGTGGGCTTTGTGTACTTCTGGAAGGCTGAGGAGCGGTACGGACGTGGCTGA
- a CDS encoding ABC transporter ATP-binding protein — protein sequence MAEQKNGVQPTEAAAERIPTVIADDLHIVYRVYGTGAGRGSATAALNRIVRRKPSSGVREVHAVKGVSFTAYRGESIGLIGSNGSGKSTLLKAVAGLLPAERGKVYTHGQPSLLGVNAALMNDLTGEKNVLLGGLAMGMSREQVRDRYEGIVDFSGINEKGDFISLPMRTYSSGMAARLRFSIAAAKDHDVLMIDEALATGDRSFQKRSEARIRELRKEAGTVFLVSHNNKSIRDTCDRVLWLERGELLMDGPTDEVIKAYEKETGK from the coding sequence GTGGCTGAGCAGAAGAACGGCGTCCAGCCGACCGAGGCAGCCGCGGAGCGGATCCCGACGGTGATCGCGGACGATCTGCACATCGTCTACCGCGTCTACGGCACCGGCGCGGGCCGGGGCAGCGCCACCGCGGCCCTCAACCGCATCGTGCGCCGCAAGCCCTCCTCGGGTGTGCGTGAGGTGCACGCGGTCAAGGGCGTCTCCTTCACCGCCTACCGGGGTGAGTCGATCGGGCTGATCGGGTCCAACGGCTCGGGCAAGTCGACGCTGCTCAAGGCGGTCGCCGGTCTGCTGCCCGCCGAGCGCGGCAAGGTCTACACCCACGGCCAGCCCTCGCTGCTGGGCGTCAACGCGGCCCTGATGAACGATCTGACCGGCGAGAAGAACGTCCTGCTCGGCGGGCTGGCGATGGGTATGTCCCGTGAGCAGGTCCGGGACCGCTACGAGGGCATCGTCGACTTCTCCGGCATCAACGAGAAGGGCGACTTCATCTCGCTGCCGATGCGCACCTATTCGTCGGGTATGGCGGCCCGGCTGCGGTTCTCCATCGCCGCGGCCAAGGATCACGATGTGCTGATGATCGACGAGGCGCTGGCCACCGGTGACCGCAGCTTCCAGAAGCGCTCCGAGGCCCGCATCCGCGAACTGCGCAAGGAGGCCGGCACGGTCTTCCTCGTCAGCCACAACAACAAGTCCATCCGCGACACCTGCGACCGCGTGCTGTGGCTGGAGCGCGGTGAGCTGCTGATGGACGGTCCGACGGACGAGGTCATCAAGGCGTATGAAAAGGAGACGGGCAAGTAG
- the hpnC gene encoding squalene synthase HpnC — protein sequence MLDQAAHENFPVAPFFLPRAWRTDLMAVYGFARLVDDIGDGDLAPGGGDAVLLGLERAQADDRAALLDALEADLHRVFSDRAPGPRHPLLRRLGPTVRRCALTPEPFLRLIEANRQDQRVSRYGTYDDLVAYCELSANPVGRLVLGITGTASPERIRRSDAVCTALQIVEHVQDVAEDRGRDRIYLPAEDMKRFGVTEADLAAPSGGASVRALIAYEAERARDLLNEGTPLVGSVHGRLKLLLAGFVAGGRAALQAVAAADHDVLPGPPKPTKLSLLREVRATLRRKG from the coding sequence GTGCTCGATCAGGCCGCACACGAGAATTTCCCGGTCGCACCGTTCTTCCTGCCCCGCGCCTGGCGGACCGATCTGATGGCCGTCTACGGCTTCGCCCGGCTCGTCGACGACATCGGCGACGGCGATCTCGCACCCGGCGGCGGCGATGCCGTACTCCTCGGGCTGGAGCGCGCGCAAGCAGATGACCGGGCGGCTTTGCTGGACGCGCTGGAGGCCGACCTCCACCGCGTCTTCAGCGACCGCGCGCCGGGCCCCCGGCATCCGCTGCTGCGCCGGCTCGGCCCGACCGTCCGCCGCTGCGCGCTGACCCCCGAGCCTTTTCTCCGGCTGATCGAGGCCAACCGGCAGGACCAGCGGGTGAGCCGCTACGGCACCTATGACGACCTCGTCGCCTACTGCGAGCTGTCCGCCAACCCCGTCGGCCGCCTCGTCCTCGGCATCACCGGCACCGCGAGCCCCGAACGCATCCGCCGCTCGGACGCGGTCTGCACCGCCCTGCAGATCGTCGAACACGTCCAGGACGTGGCCGAGGACCGCGGGCGCGACCGTATCTACCTCCCCGCCGAGGACATGAAACGCTTTGGTGTCACCGAGGCGGATCTGGCCGCGCCCAGCGGGGGCGCATCGGTGCGCGCGCTGATCGCCTACGAGGCGGAACGCGCCCGTGACCTGCTGAATGAAGGCACCCCGCTGGTGGGTAGCGTCCACGGCAGACTCAAGCTGCTGCTGGCCGGATTCGTGGCCGGCGGACGCGCTGCACTCCAGGCGGTCGCGGCCGCCGATCACGACGTACTCCCTGGACCGCCCAAGCCGACCAAGCTCAGCCTGCTGCGCGAGGTAAGGGCGACATTGCGAAGGAAGGGGTGA
- the hpnD gene encoding presqualene diphosphate synthase HpnD — MSRTVEASAHASAPVLAAYRYCEAITGQQARNFAYGIRLLPTDKRQAMSALYAFSRRIDDIGDGTLEPAAKQGRLEDTRTLLARIKDGRIDEDDTDPVAVALSDAARRFPLPLEGLDELIDGVLMDVRGATYETWDELKVYCRCVAGAIGRLSLGVFGTVPGAPDAERAAEYADTLGLALQLTNILRDVREDAGNGRTYLPAEDLAKFGCAAGFDRSVPPPGSDFTGLVHFEVKRARALFADGFRLLPMLDRRSGACVAAMAGIYHRLLTRIAADPEAVLRGRVSLPGREKAFVAVRGLSGLDARAIGRRQAVRRRG; from the coding sequence GTGAGTCGGACCGTGGAGGCATCTGCACACGCGTCCGCGCCGGTGCTCGCTGCGTATCGCTACTGCGAGGCCATCACCGGGCAGCAGGCACGCAACTTCGCCTATGGCATCCGGCTGCTGCCGACCGACAAGCGGCAGGCCATGTCGGCGCTCTACGCCTTTTCCCGCCGGATCGACGACATCGGCGACGGCACCCTGGAGCCCGCCGCCAAGCAGGGGCGCCTGGAGGACACCCGGACGCTGCTGGCCCGTATCAAGGACGGCCGGATCGACGAGGACGACACCGACCCGGTGGCCGTCGCGCTGTCCGACGCCGCCCGCCGCTTCCCGCTGCCGCTGGAGGGGCTCGACGAGCTGATCGACGGCGTGCTGATGGATGTGCGCGGCGCGACCTATGAGACCTGGGACGAGCTGAAGGTCTACTGCCGCTGCGTCGCCGGCGCCATCGGCCGCCTCTCGCTGGGCGTGTTCGGCACCGTCCCGGGCGCGCCGGACGCCGAGCGCGCCGCCGAGTACGCCGACACCCTCGGCCTGGCCCTCCAACTCACCAACATTCTCCGGGATGTTCGCGAGGACGCCGGCAACGGGCGCACCTACCTGCCCGCCGAGGACCTCGCCAAGTTCGGCTGCGCGGCCGGTTTCGACCGGTCCGTGCCGCCGCCCGGCTCCGACTTCACCGGTCTGGTGCACTTCGAGGTGAAGCGGGCCCGTGCGCTGTTCGCCGACGGCTTCCGGCTGCTGCCGATGCTCGACCGGCGCAGCGGCGCCTGTGTGGCCGCGATGGCCGGCATCTACCACCGTCTGCTGACGCGGATCGCCGCCGACCCCGAGGCGGTGCTGCGCGGCCGGGTCTCCCTGCCCGGCCGGGAGAAGGCCTTCGTCGCGGTGCGCGGGCTGTCCGGGCTCGACGCACGGGCGATCGGCCGGCGGCAGGCCGTCCGGAGGCGCGGATGA
- the hpnE gene encoding hydroxysqualene dehydroxylase HpnE produces MTSGATRTDRHRELPPGRPEGAAAVVIGGGLAGTTAALALADAGLRVTLIEGRPRLGGLVFSFRRDSAAGELSVDNGQHVYLRCCTAYSRLLERTGAAHLVPLQERMDVPVLDADRMRLGRLRRTALPVPLHLARSLAGYPHLSPAERAGVVRATLALKGLDPADPALDGLDFGSWLRRYGQSARAIEALWDLVGIATLNARAGDASLGLAAKVFKTGLLSAPGAADIGWSRVPLGDVHDTLARTALEKAGVRIALRTRAGAVTRRDGGWQVSVENGPHGTEQLTADTVVLAVPQREAHGLLPDGALDGKDRLLDIGTAPILNLHVVYDRKVLRRPFFAAVGSPVQWVFDRTDASGLTRIAGNERCQYLAVSQSAAQEEIDEPVAKLRARYLPELERLLPAARGARIVDFFVTRERTATFAPAPGVGRLRPAARTQAPGLFLAGAWTATGWPATMESAVRSGTAAAREALNELGFPQGQLPQEAA; encoded by the coding sequence ATGACATCGGGAGCGACCCGAACCGACCGGCACCGTGAGCTGCCGCCCGGCCGTCCCGAAGGGGCGGCTGCGGTGGTCATCGGGGGCGGTCTCGCCGGCACGACCGCGGCGCTCGCACTGGCCGACGCCGGGCTGCGGGTCACCCTGATCGAGGGCCGGCCCCGCCTCGGCGGCCTGGTCTTCTCCTTCCGCCGCGACTCCGCCGCCGGCGAACTGTCCGTCGACAACGGCCAGCATGTCTATCTGCGCTGCTGCACCGCCTACAGCCGGCTGCTGGAGCGGACCGGCGCCGCACATCTGGTGCCCCTCCAGGAGCGGATGGACGTGCCGGTCCTGGACGCCGACCGGATGCGGCTCGGCCGGCTGCGCCGTACCGCGCTGCCCGTTCCGCTGCACCTCGCCCGGAGCCTCGCCGGCTACCCGCATCTGTCCCCTGCCGAGCGCGCCGGGGTCGTGCGGGCCACCCTCGCGCTCAAGGGCCTCGACCCGGCCGACCCCGCGCTGGACGGTCTGGACTTCGGCAGCTGGCTGCGCCGGTACGGCCAGTCGGCCCGTGCGATCGAGGCGCTGTGGGACCTGGTCGGCATCGCGACCCTCAACGCCCGGGCCGGTGACGCCTCGCTGGGCCTGGCCGCCAAGGTCTTCAAGACCGGGCTGCTGTCCGCCCCCGGCGCCGCCGACATCGGCTGGTCCCGCGTCCCGCTCGGCGACGTCCACGACACCCTCGCCCGTACGGCCCTGGAGAAGGCCGGCGTCCGCATCGCCCTGCGCACCCGCGCCGGTGCCGTCACCCGCCGGGACGGCGGCTGGCAGGTGTCGGTGGAGAACGGCCCGCACGGCACCGAGCAGCTCACCGCGGACACCGTCGTCCTCGCCGTACCCCAGCGCGAGGCGCACGGTCTGCTGCCCGACGGGGCGCTGGACGGCAAGGACCGGCTGCTGGACATCGGCACCGCCCCGATCCTCAACCTCCATGTCGTCTACGACCGCAAGGTGCTGCGCCGCCCCTTCTTCGCCGCGGTCGGCTCCCCGGTCCAGTGGGTCTTCGACCGCACCGACGCCTCGGGGCTGACGCGGATCGCCGGGAACGAGCGCTGCCAGTATCTGGCGGTCTCGCAGTCCGCCGCGCAGGAGGAGATCGACGAGCCGGTCGCCAAGCTCCGCGCCCGCTATCTGCCCGAACTGGAGCGGCTGCTGCCCGCCGCCCGGGGCGCCAGGATCGTCGACTTCTTCGTCACCCGCGAGCGCACCGCGACCTTCGCGCCCGCCCCGGGCGTCGGCAGGCTCCGCCCCGCCGCCCGCACTCAAGCCCCCGGCCTGTTCCTGGCCGGTGCGTGGACCGCCACCGGGTGGCCCGCGACCATGGAAAGCGCTGTTCGCAGCGGCACTGCCGCCGCTCGCGAGGCACTCAACGAACTCGGCTTCCCCCAGGGCCAGTTGCCTCAGGAGGCGGCATGA
- a CDS encoding polyprenyl synthetase family protein has protein sequence MTTSTSARTSTSVGNRGETVNPASPAIDTEGVTALLERGRTLATPVLRAAVDRLAPPMDTVAAYHFGWIDAEGHPTAGDSGKAVRPALALLSAEAAGAAPEVGIPGAVAVELVHNFSLLHDDLMDGDEQRRHRDTVWKVHGPAQAILVGDALFALANEILLELGTVDAGRATRRLTLATRKLIDGQAQDISYEHRERVTVEECLEMEGNKTGALLACAVSIGAVLGGADDRTADTLEKYGYHLGLAFQAVDDLLGIWGDPDATGKKTWSDLRQRKKSLPVVAALAAGGPASERLAGILAADAKKSETEIADFTEEEFASRAALIEEAGGREWTSQEARRQHATAIAALDEIAMPEQVRAQLVALADFVVVRQR, from the coding sequence ATGACTACGAGTACGAGCGCTCGCACGAGCACGAGCGTCGGAAACAGAGGAGAAACCGTGAACCCGGCTTCCCCAGCTATCGACACCGAGGGCGTCACCGCGCTGCTGGAGCGCGGGCGGACACTCGCCACCCCCGTGCTGCGCGCGGCCGTGGACCGGCTCGCTCCTCCCATGGACACCGTCGCCGCCTACCACTTCGGCTGGATCGACGCCGAGGGTCACCCCACCGCGGGTGACAGCGGCAAGGCGGTGCGGCCGGCGCTTGCGCTGCTGTCGGCCGAGGCCGCCGGTGCGGCCCCCGAGGTCGGTATCCCCGGGGCGGTCGCCGTCGAGCTGGTGCACAACTTCTCGCTGCTGCACGACGACCTCATGGACGGTGACGAGCAGCGCCGGCACCGCGACACGGTGTGGAAGGTGCACGGCCCCGCGCAGGCCATCCTCGTCGGTGACGCGCTGTTCGCGCTCGCCAACGAAATACTGCTGGAGCTCGGCACGGTAGACGCCGGCCGCGCCACCCGCCGGCTCACCCTGGCCACCCGTAAGCTGATCGACGGTCAGGCCCAGGACATCTCCTACGAGCACCGCGAGCGGGTCACCGTCGAGGAGTGCCTGGAGATGGAGGGCAACAAGACCGGCGCGCTGCTGGCCTGTGCCGTCTCCATCGGTGCGGTCCTGGGCGGCGCCGACGACCGCACCGCCGACACCCTGGAGAAGTACGGCTACCACCTCGGCCTCGCCTTCCAGGCCGTCGACGACCTGCTCGGTATCTGGGGCGACCCGGACGCCACCGGCAAGAAGACCTGGAGCGATCTGCGTCAGCGCAAGAAGTCGCTGCCGGTCGTCGCCGCGCTGGCGGCCGGTGGCCCGGCCTCCGAGCGTCTCGCCGGGATCCTGGCGGCCGACGCGAAGAAGAGCGAGACGGAGATTGCCGACTTCACCGAGGAAGAGTTCGCCTCCCGCGCGGCCCTCATCGAGGAGGCCGGCGGCCGCGAGTGGACCTCTCAGGAGGCCCGCCGCCAGCACGCCACCGCCATCGCCGCCCTGGACGAGATCGCCATGCCGGAGCAGGTCCGCGCACAGCTCGTCGCGCTCGCGGACTTCGTCGTCGTACGACAGAGATGA